Proteins from a single region of Campylobacter sputorum:
- a CDS encoding OprD family outer membrane porin — protein MKNINLSLGVCLALCSFGILNAAENLEEALVNGKLKTELKAAYVDQTNDGSPYNNENMLTTGIEMSYVTDPLYGFRIGLTGQGNASPFDDDQNSKQMKRAEWWATGFVLSEAYLGYAFDKTDVKFGRQYVNMPLVSGNYTRAFKEAFEGVSVYNNNLPDTQIQAGWFYKFQGRTNAVMSTDGDKDGRAPVFKDRVVLGGVGPYSREFDNIFTIAAINKSIQEATFTGSYARITNVASGNGNGDVNLFFGELNYIVPLDMLKLVFDARYNGSRVDGEFDKERFDGDMLGLRAGFKDLYGFSLYYAYTTVSDKDSAIISVGLGGNTYTSLPIRGPFVYTNQAGMDVHKILFEYNFAQVGLNGLKAAFHYVNGEQDSKNNKTNKDVDIKGWATVVNYAVKQVKGLSAAVFYSELEKDPNKSDAKTTEQDEIWIKLSYKFDVL, from the coding sequence ATGAAAAATATCAACCTAAGTTTGGGTGTTTGTTTGGCATTATGCTCATTTGGTATTCTAAATGCTGCTGAGAATCTCGAAGAAGCCCTTGTAAATGGAAAGTTAAAAACAGAGTTAAAAGCTGCATATGTAGATCAGACAAATGATGGAAGTCCTTATAATAATGAAAATATGCTTACAACCGGCATAGAAATGTCGTATGTAACAGATCCTCTTTATGGTTTTAGGATCGGCTTAACAGGGCAGGGCAATGCATCGCCTTTTGATGATGATCAAAATTCAAAACAAATGAAGAGAGCAGAGTGGTGGGCTACAGGATTTGTTTTATCTGAGGCGTATTTGGGATATGCTTTTGATAAAACAGATGTCAAATTTGGTCGTCAGTATGTAAATATGCCACTTGTTAGTGGAAACTATACTCGTGCTTTTAAAGAAGCGTTTGAGGGTGTTAGTGTATATAATAATAATTTACCAGATACACAGATTCAAGCTGGTTGGTTTTATAAATTTCAAGGTAGAACAAATGCTGTTATGTCAACAGATGGCGATAAAGATGGTAGAGCACCTGTATTTAAAGATAGAGTAGTTCTTGGAGGAGTTGGTCCATATTCAAGAGAATTTGATAATATTTTTACTATAGCTGCCATAAATAAATCTATTCAAGAAGCAACATTTACAGGATCATATGCTCGTATAACAAATGTTGCTTCTGGTAATGGTAATGGAGATGTAAATTTATTTTTTGGAGAATTGAATTACATAGTTCCATTGGATATGCTTAAATTAGTTTTTGACGCTAGGTATAATGGCTCAAGGGTAGATGGTGAGTTTGATAAAGAGAGATTTGATGGCGATATGTTAGGACTTAGAGCTGGATTTAAGGATTTATATGGATTTAGTTTGTACTATGCATATACAACTGTTAGCGACAAAGATTCTGCGATTATAAGTGTTGGACTTGGCGGCAATACTTATACATCACTTCCTATAAGAGGACCTTTTGTTTATACTAATCAAGCAGGTATGGATGTGCACAAGATTTTATTTGAGTATAATTTTGCTCAAGTTGGCTTAAATGGTCTTAAAGCTGCATTTCACTATGTAAATGGCGAACAAGATAGTAAAAATAATAAAACAAACAAAGATGTTGATATAAAAGGTTGGGCTACTGTTGTAAATTACGCTGTAAAACAAGTTAAAGGTTTAAGTGCTGCTGTATTTTATTCTGAATTAGAAAAAGACCCGAACAAAAGTGATGCAAAAACTACAGAGCAAGATGAAATTTGGATAAAATTATCTTACAAATTTGATGTGCTTTAA